From the genome of Streptomyces sp. NBC_01116, one region includes:
- a CDS encoding hydantoinase B/oxoprolinase family protein, whose translation MTGRWEFWIDRGGTFTDVVGRRPDGRLITRKLLSHDPGRYDDAAVAGIRLLLGLGPGEPVPADRVAAVRMGTTVATNALLERRGEPTVLLITEGFRDALRIAYQNRPRLFDRHIVLPESVHERVIEVPERLDARGRTVRPLELDPVREQLRAAHADGLRSAAVVLMHGYRYPAHERAVAEAAREAGFTQVSSSHEVSPLIRLVPRGDTTVVDAYLSPVLRRYVDEVAARLDGIRLMFLQSNGGLREAARFRGKDAVLSGPAGGVVGMVRTSRQAGYDRVIGFDMGGTSTDVSHYAGAFERELGTEVAGVRMRAPMMSIHTVAAGGGSVLHFDGSRYRVGPDSAGADPGPACYRRGGPLTVTDANVMLGRVQPGHFPAVFGEDGGLPLDADLVRKRFSALADEVGRATGRRPDEAEAAAGFLEIAVLNMANAVKKISVQRGHDITRYALTGFGGAGGQHVCAVADALGIDTVLVPPLAGVLSAYGIGLADATAMREQSVEEQLDRAARERVERLCAELADRTREALRADGTPDSAITTQARVLLRYAGTDAALPVDLDTETAMAEAFAAAHRARFGFTMDKPVVVETVTVEATGATDATAETGATDATSDAGRADATSDAGRADATSDAGRADATRDAGGACGADATGDAAPAAGTGPRDGDPGTPPRPADTVDLYAEGRWQRAPLYRRSDLRPADTVTGPAVVAEDDATTVVDPGWRAEAAPTGHLVLTRGRPRPERTAVGTRVDPVMLEVFNNLFMSIAEQMGVRLESTAHSVNIKERLDFSCALFDAEGNLIANAPHIPVHLGSMGESIKEVLRRNGGRLRPGDVYAVNDPYHGGTHLPDVTVVTPVFDEGGAGERGRLRFLVASRGHHAEIGGITPGSMPAFSRTIHEEGVLFDNWPLVRDGRLLEDETRDLLTSAPYPSRDPDANLADLRAQIAANEKGIAELRRMTDQFGADVVDAYMGHVQDNAEESVRRIVAGLHDGHCRYETDGGAVIQVRLTVDREARGAHLDFTGTSPQQPGNANAPRSVVMAAVLYVFRTLVGEDIPLNSGCLEPLEVTIPPGSMLDPAYPAATVAGNVETSQAVTGALYGAIGGQAEGSGTMNNLTFGNDRVQYYETIASGSGAGDGFDGADAVQTHMTNSRLTDPEILEWRLPALLEGFTVRDGSGGAGRWHGGDGVERRIRFLEPVTVALLSGHRRVPPYGAGGGGPGALGEQHIERAGGEVVPLEGRDTAELDAGDVLVVRTPGGGGYGPART comes from the coding sequence ATGACCGGACGCTGGGAGTTCTGGATCGACCGGGGCGGCACCTTCACCGATGTGGTGGGCCGCCGTCCCGACGGCCGCCTGATCACCCGCAAGCTCCTCTCCCACGACCCCGGCCGCTACGACGACGCGGCCGTCGCCGGAATCCGGCTGCTCCTCGGCCTGGGCCCCGGCGAACCGGTGCCCGCCGACCGGGTCGCCGCCGTCCGGATGGGCACCACGGTCGCCACCAACGCCCTGCTGGAGCGACGGGGCGAGCCGACCGTCCTGCTGATCACCGAAGGATTCCGCGACGCGCTGCGGATCGCGTACCAGAACCGTCCCCGTCTCTTCGACCGGCACATCGTCCTGCCCGAGTCCGTCCACGAGCGCGTGATCGAGGTCCCCGAACGCCTCGATGCCCGCGGCCGCACCGTACGCCCTCTCGAACTCGACCCCGTACGCGAACAGTTGCGCGCCGCGCACGCCGACGGTCTGCGCAGCGCCGCCGTCGTCCTGATGCACGGCTACCGCTACCCCGCCCACGAACGGGCCGTCGCCGAGGCGGCCCGCGAGGCGGGATTCACCCAGGTCAGCAGCTCCCACGAGGTCAGCCCGCTGATCAGGCTCGTCCCCCGCGGCGACACCACGGTCGTCGACGCCTACCTCTCGCCCGTCCTGCGCCGGTACGTCGACGAGGTCGCGGCCCGCCTCGACGGGATCCGGCTGATGTTCCTCCAGTCCAACGGCGGCCTGCGCGAAGCCGCCCGGTTCCGCGGCAAGGACGCCGTCCTCTCCGGCCCGGCCGGAGGCGTCGTCGGCATGGTCCGCACGTCGCGGCAGGCCGGATACGACCGCGTCATCGGGTTCGACATGGGCGGCACCTCCACCGACGTCTCCCACTACGCCGGCGCGTTCGAACGGGAGCTGGGCACCGAGGTCGCCGGGGTCCGGATGCGCGCCCCGATGATGAGCATCCACACCGTCGCGGCCGGCGGCGGCTCCGTCCTGCACTTCGACGGCAGCCGCTACCGCGTCGGCCCCGACTCGGCCGGCGCCGACCCCGGCCCCGCCTGCTACCGCCGGGGCGGTCCCCTCACCGTCACCGACGCCAACGTGATGCTCGGCCGGGTCCAGCCCGGCCACTTCCCGGCGGTCTTCGGCGAGGACGGAGGCCTCCCGCTCGACGCCGACCTGGTACGGAAGCGGTTCTCGGCGCTCGCCGACGAGGTGGGGCGCGCCACCGGGCGACGGCCGGACGAGGCGGAAGCGGCTGCGGGCTTCCTGGAGATCGCCGTGCTCAACATGGCCAACGCCGTCAAGAAGATCTCCGTGCAGCGCGGCCACGACATCACCCGCTACGCGCTGACCGGCTTCGGCGGCGCGGGCGGCCAGCACGTCTGCGCGGTCGCCGACGCCCTGGGCATCGACACGGTCCTCGTCCCCCCGCTCGCCGGGGTGCTCTCCGCCTACGGCATCGGCCTGGCCGACGCCACCGCCATGCGCGAGCAGTCGGTGGAGGAGCAGCTCGACCGGGCCGCCCGGGAGCGTGTGGAGAGGCTCTGCGCGGAGCTGGCCGACCGTACCCGCGAAGCCCTGCGCGCCGACGGAACGCCGGACTCCGCGATCACCACGCAGGCCCGCGTCCTGCTGCGGTACGCCGGGACGGACGCGGCGCTGCCGGTGGACCTGGACACGGAGACCGCCATGGCGGAGGCGTTCGCCGCCGCCCACCGGGCCCGGTTCGGCTTCACGATGGACAAGCCCGTCGTCGTGGAAACGGTCACGGTGGAAGCCACCGGAGCGACCGATGCCACCGCTGAGACCGGTGCGACTGATGCGACCAGTGATGCCGGTCGTGCCGATGCGACCAGTGATGCCGGTCGTGCCGATGCGACCAGTGATGCCGGTCGTGCCGATGCGACCCGTGATGCCGGCGGTGCCTGTGGTGCCGATGCGACCGGTGATGCCGCGCCCGCCGCCGGCACCGGTCCGCGCGACGGCGACCCCGGCACCCCGCCGCGCCCGGCCGACACCGTGGACCTGTACGCCGAGGGGCGATGGCAGCGGGCCCCGCTGTACCGCCGGTCGGACCTGCGCCCCGCCGACACCGTCACCGGGCCCGCCGTCGTCGCCGAGGACGACGCCACCACCGTCGTCGACCCCGGCTGGCGGGCGGAAGCGGCCCCCACCGGACATCTCGTCCTCACCCGCGGCCGCCCCCGGCCCGAACGCACCGCCGTCGGCACCCGGGTGGACCCGGTGATGCTGGAGGTCTTCAACAACCTCTTCATGTCGATCGCCGAGCAGATGGGCGTCCGGCTGGAGAGCACCGCCCACTCGGTCAACATCAAGGAGCGCCTCGACTTCTCCTGCGCCCTGTTCGACGCCGAGGGCAACCTGATCGCCAACGCCCCGCACATCCCGGTGCACCTCGGCTCGATGGGCGAGTCGATCAAAGAGGTCCTGCGGCGCAACGGGGGGAGACTGCGCCCCGGCGACGTGTACGCCGTCAACGACCCGTACCACGGCGGCACCCACCTGCCCGATGTCACCGTGGTGACCCCCGTGTTCGACGAGGGCGGGGCGGGGGAGCGCGGCCGCCTGCGCTTCCTGGTCGCCTCGCGCGGCCACCACGCCGAGATCGGCGGCATCACCCCCGGCTCCATGCCCGCCTTCAGCCGGACGATCCACGAGGAGGGCGTCCTCTTCGACAACTGGCCGCTCGTCCGCGACGGCCGGCTCCTGGAGGACGAGACCCGCGACCTGCTCACCTCCGCCCCGTACCCCTCCCGCGACCCGGACGCCAACCTCGCCGACCTGCGCGCCCAGATCGCCGCCAACGAGAAGGGCATCGCCGAACTGCGGCGCATGACCGACCAGTTCGGGGCCGACGTCGTGGACGCCTACATGGGGCACGTCCAGGACAACGCCGAGGAGTCCGTACGCCGCATCGTCGCCGGACTGCACGACGGGCACTGCCGCTACGAGACCGACGGCGGGGCCGTGATCCAGGTCCGGCTGACCGTGGACCGGGAGGCCCGCGGCGCCCACCTCGACTTCACCGGGACCTCGCCCCAGCAGCCCGGCAACGCCAACGCGCCCCGGTCCGTCGTCATGGCCGCCGTCCTCTATGTCTTCCGGACCCTCGTCGGGGAGGACATCCCGCTCAACAGCGGCTGCCTCGAACCCCTGGAGGTGACGATCCCGCCCGGGTCCATGCTCGACCCCGCCTACCCGGCGGCGACCGTCGCGGGCAACGTGGAGACCTCCCAGGCGGTCACCGGAGCCCTGTACGGAGCGATCGGCGGCCAGGCCGAGGGCTCCGGCACCATGAACAACCTCACCTTCGGCAACGACCGCGTCCAGTACTACGAGACGATCGCCAGCGGCTCGGGTGCGGGGGACGGCTTCGACGGCGCCGACGCCGTACAGACCCATATGACCAACTCCCGGCTCACCGACCCCGAGATCCTGGAGTGGCGGCTGCCCGCCCTGCTGGAGGGGTTCACCGTCCGGGACGGCAGCGGGGGAGCGGGGCGGTGGCACGGCGGCGACGGGGTCGAGCGTCGTATCCGCTTCCTGGAGCCGGTCACGGTCGCCCTGCTCTCCGGACACCGCCGTGTCCCGCCGTACGGAGCGGGCGGCGGCGGGCCGGGGGCGCTCGGGGAGCAGCACATCGAGCGGGCCGGAGGCGAAGTGGTCCCGCTGGAGGGCCGCGACACCGCCGAACTCGACGCCGGAGACGTGCTCGTGGTGCGCACACCGGGCGGCGGCGGCTACGGACCCGCACGGACGTGA
- a CDS encoding DUF4240 domain-containing protein produces MDDNEWWELVERARDAAGDRADDRDPPDDPLPGALTDVLAAALEPERIAAFAVTAADVTRSAYRWPLWNAAYLIEGGCGDDGFMDFRDGLALLGRETFTRAVADPDTLAALPVVIRMSRGESGWIGYESLNTPITEAYQRLRGERASLDAAVEAALRERIRPADPAGESWDAEDAAANSRHLPRLAALFQD; encoded by the coding sequence ATGGACGACAACGAGTGGTGGGAGCTGGTCGAACGGGCTCGCGACGCGGCCGGGGACCGGGCGGACGACCGGGACCCGCCCGACGACCCCCTGCCCGGAGCCCTGACCGATGTGCTCGCGGCAGCCCTGGAGCCGGAGCGGATCGCCGCCTTCGCCGTCACGGCGGCGGACGTGACCCGGTCCGCCTACCGGTGGCCCCTGTGGAACGCGGCCTATCTCATCGAGGGCGGCTGCGGCGACGACGGGTTCATGGACTTCCGCGACGGGCTCGCCCTGCTCGGCCGGGAGACCTTCACCCGGGCGGTGGCCGATCCGGACACGCTGGCCGCACTGCCGGTGGTGATCCGGATGAGCCGGGGGGAGAGCGGCTGGATCGGATACGAGTCCCTGAACACCCCGATCACCGAGGCCTACCAGCGTCTCCGGGGCGAGAGGGCCTCCCTCGACGCCGCCGTGGAGGCGGCGCTGCGCGAGCGCATACGGCCGGCGGACCCGGCGGGCGAGAGCTGGGACGCCGAGGACGCCGCCGCGAACAGCCGCCATCTGCCCCGGCTGGCGGCGCTCTTCCAGGACTGA
- a CDS encoding HEAT repeat domain-containing protein, giving the protein MFDPFIAPSGTLLGLLQRGRGDGTLHALAAPRPEALAALNHCVVSDPRHDWQVENRSLYYARLYLDLDGGIEEIERHLADPDDHLDTDDSRTGLALSVLGHLASYGRDDALALLRRYAATGANWAWALDELALRDDDAGLRSLALPVLARFPATDQGSADLAAAVRDSFEPRPWRLWADDPREAVGARVRAAGEQGSFDRWQRQMRPGGPRPGWSVQAVFDWAQQALERGSELHVPAARCLSAVAGPDDLPLIVEAARSGPEGARCAALHYLAEAGDPAVLDLIEAAAVSPSRTVADSAIAAFERMTCDDAVERARRWAHRPDALGASAAGVLACRGTAQDAPQVLGALREAVRGDGPDAPRLWTLVDGAGRLGIACAAPVLRHVYRETSSSHLRGRAARALAATDPSYPTGFAVECLWDCEETTREVAALHAETGDVRVAERLRRLAADPAEEAEVQTAVRSRIGPDAPAL; this is encoded by the coding sequence ATGTTCGATCCGTTCATAGCGCCGAGCGGCACCCTGCTCGGCCTGTTGCAGAGGGGCCGCGGCGACGGCACGCTCCACGCGCTCGCCGCACCGCGCCCCGAGGCCCTCGCGGCTCTCAACCACTGCGTCGTGAGCGACCCCCGTCACGACTGGCAGGTGGAGAACCGCTCCCTCTACTACGCGCGCCTCTACCTCGACCTCGACGGCGGTATCGAGGAGATCGAGCGACACCTCGCCGATCCCGACGACCACCTCGACACCGACGACTCCCGGACCGGCCTGGCGCTGTCCGTCCTCGGCCACCTCGCCTCCTACGGGCGCGACGACGCCCTGGCCCTGCTCCGCCGCTACGCGGCGACCGGCGCCAACTGGGCCTGGGCCCTGGACGAACTCGCCCTGCGCGACGACGACGCCGGCCTGCGCTCCCTCGCGCTGCCGGTCCTCGCCCGCTTCCCGGCCACCGACCAGGGCTCGGCCGACCTCGCCGCCGCCGTACGGGACTCCTTCGAGCCGCGGCCCTGGCGGCTGTGGGCCGACGACCCGCGCGAAGCGGTCGGCGCCCGGGTCAGGGCCGCCGGCGAACAGGGCTCGTTCGACCGATGGCAACGCCAGATGCGCCCCGGGGGTCCCCGCCCCGGCTGGAGCGTCCAGGCGGTCTTCGACTGGGCCCAGCAGGCCCTGGAGCGCGGCAGCGAACTGCACGTCCCCGCGGCCCGCTGCCTCTCCGCCGTCGCCGGACCCGACGATCTGCCCCTGATCGTCGAGGCCGCCCGAAGCGGCCCCGAAGGCGCACGCTGCGCCGCCCTGCACTACCTCGCGGAGGCGGGCGATCCCGCCGTCCTCGACCTCATCGAGGCCGCCGCCGTCAGCCCCTCCCGTACCGTCGCCGACTCGGCCATCGCCGCCTTCGAGCGGATGACCTGCGACGACGCCGTGGAACGGGCCCGGCGCTGGGCCCACCGCCCCGACGCACTCGGGGCCTCGGCCGCCGGAGTGCTCGCCTGCCGAGGCACCGCCCAGGACGCTCCCCAAGTCCTCGGCGCGCTGCGGGAGGCCGTACGCGGCGACGGACCCGACGCCCCCCGGCTCTGGACGCTGGTCGACGGAGCGGGCCGCCTCGGCATCGCCTGCGCCGCGCCCGTGCTGCGCCACGTCTACCGCGAGACGTCCTCCTCGCACCTGCGGGGCAGGGCCGCCCGCGCCCTGGCCGCCACCGACCCGTCCTACCCGACCGGGTTCGCGGTGGAGTGCCTCTGGGACTGCGAGGAGACCACCCGCGAGGTGGCCGCACTGCACGCCGAGACCGGAGACGTCCGCGTCGCCGAACGCCTGCGCCGCCTGGCCGCCGATCCGGCGGAGGAGGCCGAGGTCCAGACGGCGGTACGGAGCCGCATCGGGCCGGACGCGCCGGCTCTCTGA
- a CDS encoding ankyrin repeat domain-containing protein, whose amino-acid sequence MSETPDPEVVELATKVFDLARAGDTEALTAYVEAGVPANLTNDRGDTLLMLAAYHGHAGTVAALVAREADPDRANDRGQTPLAGAVFKGEDAVIDALLAAGADPAAGTPSALDTARMFGKSDLLERFGAR is encoded by the coding sequence ATGAGCGAAACCCCTGATCCCGAGGTGGTCGAGCTGGCGACCAAGGTCTTCGACCTGGCCCGCGCCGGCGACACCGAGGCGCTCACGGCATACGTCGAGGCCGGAGTCCCCGCCAACCTGACCAACGACCGGGGCGACACACTGCTCATGCTCGCCGCCTACCACGGGCACGCCGGGACGGTCGCCGCCCTCGTCGCACGCGAGGCAGACCCGGACCGGGCCAACGACCGGGGCCAGACCCCGCTGGCCGGAGCCGTCTTCAAGGGCGAGGACGCCGTCATCGACGCGCTGCTCGCCGCCGGCGCCGACCCGGCCGCCGGAACACCGTCCGCGCTGGACACGGCCCGGATGTTCGGCAAGTCCGACCTGCTGGAACGCTTCGGTGCCCGGTGA
- a CDS encoding PLP-dependent aminotransferase family protein encodes MAQWTSTVGAAQLARQLRSQTARPTGPGGRKPPAYRALADGVRLLVLEGRVPVAARLPAERELALALAVSRTTVAAAYEALRAEGFLESRRGAGSWTAVPAGNPLPARGLEPLPPESLGSMIDLGCAALPAPEPWLTRAVQGALEELPPYAHTHGDYPAGLPALRQMIADRYTALGIPTMPEQIMVTTGAMGAIDAICHLFAGRGERIAVESPSYANILQLMRETGARLVPVAMEEGLGGWDMNRWRQVLRDAAPRLAYVVADFHNPTGALADEQRRRDLVDAARSAGTVLVVDETMNELRLDADIDMPRRVCAFDPAGSTVLTVGSASKAFWAGMRIGWVRAAPDVIRSLVAARAYADMGTPVLEQLAINWLMGTGGWEQAVEVRRSQARENRDALVAAVRRELPDWEFAVPRGGLTLWVRTGGLSGSRLAVAGERVGVRVPSGPRFGVDGAFEGYVRLPFTVGGPVADEAAVRLAAAVDLVRSGAGVGADTPRSFVA; translated from the coding sequence ATGGCGCAGTGGACATCGACGGTGGGGGCGGCCCAGCTCGCCCGGCAGCTCCGGTCGCAGACGGCCCGGCCCACCGGACCCGGCGGCCGCAAACCGCCCGCCTACCGCGCGCTCGCCGACGGGGTCCGGCTGCTCGTCCTGGAGGGCCGGGTCCCGGTCGCCGCCCGCCTCCCCGCCGAACGTGAACTGGCCCTGGCCCTCGCCGTCAGCCGTACGACCGTCGCGGCCGCCTACGAGGCGCTGCGCGCCGAGGGCTTCCTGGAGTCCCGGCGCGGCGCCGGCAGCTGGACCGCCGTCCCGGCGGGCAACCCGCTGCCCGCCCGCGGCCTCGAACCGCTGCCGCCGGAGTCGCTCGGCTCGATGATCGACCTGGGCTGCGCGGCCCTGCCCGCGCCCGAGCCCTGGCTGACCCGCGCCGTCCAGGGGGCGCTGGAGGAGCTGCCGCCGTACGCCCACACGCACGGCGACTACCCGGCCGGACTGCCCGCCCTGCGGCAGATGATCGCCGACCGCTACACCGCGCTCGGCATCCCCACCATGCCCGAACAGATCATGGTCACCACCGGCGCGATGGGCGCCATCGACGCGATCTGCCACCTCTTCGCCGGCCGCGGCGAACGGATCGCGGTCGAGTCCCCCAGCTACGCCAACATCCTCCAGCTGATGCGCGAGACGGGCGCCCGCCTCGTCCCGGTCGCGATGGAGGAGGGGCTCGGCGGCTGGGACATGAACCGCTGGCGCCAGGTGCTGCGGGACGCCGCGCCCCGGCTCGCCTACGTGGTGGCCGACTTCCACAACCCCACCGGCGCGCTCGCCGACGAGCAGCGGCGCCGGGACCTGGTGGACGCGGCCCGGTCCGCCGGAACGGTCCTGGTCGTCGACGAGACCATGAACGAACTCCGCCTGGACGCCGACATCGACATGCCGCGCCGCGTCTGCGCCTTCGACCCGGCGGGCAGCACGGTCCTGACCGTCGGCTCGGCCAGCAAGGCCTTCTGGGCCGGCATGCGCATCGGCTGGGTGCGCGCGGCCCCCGACGTCATCCGCAGCCTGGTCGCCGCCCGCGCCTACGCCGACATGGGCACCCCCGTCCTGGAACAGCTCGCCATCAACTGGCTCATGGGCACGGGCGGCTGGGAACAGGCCGTCGAGGTCCGGCGGAGCCAGGCGCGGGAGAACCGGGACGCCCTGGTCGCGGCGGTGCGCCGGGAGCTGCCGGACTGGGAGTTCGCCGTGCCGCGCGGCGGACTGACGCTGTGGGTGCGCACCGGGGGCCTCTCCGGATCGCGGCTGGCCGTGGCCGGCGAACGGGTCGGCGTCCGGGTGCCCTCGGGGCCCCGCTTCGGGGTCGACGGGGCCTTCGAGGGGTACGTGCGGCTGCCGTTCACGGTCGGCGGGCCGGTCGCCGACGAGGCGGCCGTACGGCTGGCCGCGGCGGTGGACCTGGTGCGCTCCGGGGCGGGTGTGGGGGCCGACACCCCGCGCAGCTTCGTGGCCTGA
- a CDS encoding YitT family protein, protein MARTTGRSTTHLTRRLVQLYVGLTLYGASSALLVRAELGLEPWGVLHQGLAELTGISIGVVSIIVGAVVLLLWIPMRQRPGLGTVSNVFVVGLAMDGTLAVVGDLDGLGFRVPVMVLGIVLNGVATGLYIAARFGPGPRDGLMTGLHRVTGRSIRLVRTAIEVAVVVTGFLLGGSLGAGTVLYALAIGPLAQLFLRMFALPAPAGAGVTVASGEPSTTAPPAGSGPVAGPASGQAILPQ, encoded by the coding sequence GTGGCCAGGACCACCGGCCGGAGCACCACTCACCTCACCCGGCGGCTGGTCCAGCTGTACGTCGGTCTCACGCTGTACGGGGCGAGCTCCGCGCTCCTGGTGCGGGCCGAGCTGGGCCTGGAGCCGTGGGGCGTGCTGCATCAGGGCCTGGCGGAGCTGACCGGTATATCGATCGGTGTGGTGTCGATCATCGTCGGCGCGGTGGTGCTGCTGCTGTGGATCCCGATGCGCCAGCGGCCGGGGCTCGGCACGGTCTCGAACGTCTTCGTGGTCGGCCTGGCGATGGACGGGACGCTCGCCGTGGTCGGCGATCTGGACGGGCTCGGGTTCCGCGTTCCCGTGATGGTCCTGGGCATCGTGCTCAACGGCGTGGCGACCGGTCTCTACATCGCGGCCCGGTTCGGGCCGGGACCGCGCGACGGGCTGATGACCGGGCTGCACCGGGTCACCGGGCGTTCCATCCGGCTGGTCCGCACGGCGATCGAGGTGGCGGTCGTGGTGACCGGGTTCCTGCTGGGCGGCTCGCTGGGGGCGGGCACGGTGCTGTACGCGCTGGCCATCGGCCCGCTCGCCCAGCTCTTCCTGCGGATGTTCGCGCTCCCCGCGCCCGCGGGCGCGGGTGTCACCGTCGCCTCGGGCGAACCGTCCACCACCGCGCCGCCCGCCGGTTCCGGCCCCGTCGCCGGCCCGGCATCCGGGCAGGCCATACTGCCGCAGTGA
- a CDS encoding glycerophosphodiester phosphodiesterase produces MNPSHPYLDHPTPIAFAHRGGAADGVENTATAFRRASEAGYRYFETDVHTTADGRLVAFHDATLDRVTDARGRISALPWSEVRRARVGGGEPLALFEELLEEFPRARWNVDLKAESALEPLLGLIRRTDAWDRVCVGSFSEARVARAQRQAGPRLATSYGVRGVLGLRLRSYGVPAPLRAGAVCAQVPERQGGIPVVDARFVRTAHALGLQVHVWTVNEPERMAALLDLGVDGIMTDHIETLRTVLSERGEWS; encoded by the coding sequence GTGAATCCGAGCCACCCCTATCTGGACCACCCGACGCCGATCGCCTTCGCCCATCGCGGCGGGGCGGCGGACGGCGTGGAGAACACCGCGACCGCCTTCCGCCGGGCGTCGGAGGCGGGCTACCGCTACTTCGAGACCGATGTGCACACCACGGCGGACGGCCGTCTGGTCGCCTTCCACGACGCGACGCTGGACCGGGTCACCGATGCCCGGGGCCGGATCTCCGCGCTGCCCTGGAGCGAGGTGCGCCGGGCCCGGGTCGGGGGCGGCGAACCGCTCGCGCTCTTCGAGGAGCTGCTGGAGGAGTTCCCCCGGGCCCGCTGGAACGTGGACCTGAAGGCGGAGTCGGCGCTGGAGCCCCTGCTCGGCCTGATCCGTCGCACCGACGCCTGGGACCGGGTCTGCGTCGGCTCGTTCTCGGAGGCCCGGGTGGCCCGTGCCCAGCGCCAGGCGGGGCCCCGGCTGGCCACCTCGTACGGGGTGCGCGGCGTCCTGGGGCTGCGGCTGCGTTCGTACGGCGTCCCGGCGCCGCTGCGGGCGGGCGCGGTCTGCGCCCAGGTCCCGGAGCGGCAGGGCGGCATCCCGGTGGTGGACGCCCGCTTCGTCCGCACGGCGCACGCGCTCGGGCTCCAGGTGCACGTCTGGACGGTGAACGAACCGGAGCGGATGGCGGCGCTCCTGGACCTCGGTGTGGATGGCATCATGACCGATCACATCGAGACGCTGCGTACGGTGCTGAGCGAGCGGGGGGAATGGTCCTGA
- a CDS encoding MFS transporter, with amino-acid sequence MSTGTTGKADPSGRPPDDGTAAARRREQHGWYFYDFACSVYSTSVLTVFLGPYLTSIAKAAADPDGFVHPLGIPVRAGSLFAYSVSASIVVAVVLMPIVGAAADRTGRKKPLLAAAAYTGAAATAGMFFLDGHRYLLGAFLLIVANASISVSTVLYNAYLPQIAEPEERDAVSSRGWAFGYTSGAIVLVLNLILYTGHESFGLSESDAVRICLASAGLWWGAFTLVPLRRLRDRRIPPGGEGAVGSGWQQLKATLRDMRRHPLTLSFLLAYLVYNDGIQTVISQASLYGSEELGLDQTTLIVAVLLVQILAVAGALGMGRLARTYGAKRTILGSLVIWTLILVSAYLLPADAPAFFFVLAAAIGLVLGGSQALSRSLFSHLVPRGKEAEYFSAYELSDRGLSWLGPLVFGLAYQLTGSYRDAIISLIVFFALGAVLLARVPVRRAVEAAGNPVPERI; translated from the coding sequence TTGAGCACCGGGACCACAGGGAAGGCCGATCCGTCCGGGCGGCCGCCGGACGACGGCACGGCGGCCGCCCGCCGACGCGAGCAGCACGGCTGGTACTTCTACGACTTCGCGTGCTCCGTCTACTCCACCAGTGTGCTGACCGTCTTCCTCGGTCCGTATCTGACGTCGATCGCCAAGGCCGCGGCGGATCCCGACGGGTTCGTGCATCCGCTGGGCATACCCGTGCGCGCGGGGTCGCTGTTCGCGTACTCCGTCTCGGCGTCCATCGTGGTGGCCGTCGTGCTGATGCCGATCGTGGGCGCGGCGGCGGACCGTACCGGGCGCAAGAAGCCGCTGCTGGCGGCGGCGGCCTACACGGGGGCCGCGGCGACGGCGGGGATGTTCTTCCTGGACGGCCACCGCTATCTGCTGGGCGCGTTCCTGCTGATCGTGGCGAACGCCTCCATCTCCGTGTCGACGGTCCTGTACAACGCCTACCTGCCGCAGATCGCCGAGCCGGAGGAGCGCGACGCGGTCTCCTCGCGCGGCTGGGCCTTCGGCTACACCTCGGGCGCGATCGTCCTGGTGCTCAACCTGATCCTCTACACCGGCCACGAGTCCTTCGGGCTCTCGGAGTCCGACGCGGTGCGGATCTGCCTCGCCTCGGCCGGTCTGTGGTGGGGCGCGTTCACCCTCGTGCCGCTGCGCAGGCTGCGCGACCGCCGGATCCCGCCGGGCGGCGAGGGAGCGGTCGGATCCGGGTGGCAGCAGCTGAAGGCGACCCTGCGCGACATGCGGCGCCACCCGCTGACGCTCTCCTTCCTGCTCGCCTACCTCGTCTACAACGACGGGATCCAGACGGTGATCTCGCAGGCCTCGCTGTACGGCTCCGAGGAGCTGGGTCTGGATCAGACGACGCTGATCGTCGCCGTGCTGCTGGTGCAGATCCTGGCGGTCGCGGGGGCGCTGGGCATGGGGCGGCTCGCCCGGACGTACGGCGCGAAGCGCACCATTCTGGGATCGCTGGTGATCTGGACCCTCATCCTGGTCTCCGCCTATCTGCTGCCCGCCGACGCTCCGGCGTTCTTCTTCGTCCTGGCGGCGGCGATCGGCCTGGTGCTGGGCGGCAGCCAGGCCCTGTCGCGGTCGCTGTTCTCGCATCTGGTGCCGCGTGGCAAGGAGGCGGAGTACTTCTCCGCGTACGAGTTGAGCGACCGCGGGCTGAGCTGGCTGGGGCCCCTGGTGTTCGGTCTGGCGTACCAGCTGACCGGCAGCTATCGCGACGCGATCATCTCGCTGATCGTCTTCTTCGCACTCGGCGCGGTGCTGCTCGCGCGGGTCCCGGTGAGGCGTGCGGTGGAGGCCGCGGGCAACCCCGTGCCGGAACGGATTTAG